A portion of the Chloroflexia bacterium SDU3-3 genome contains these proteins:
- a CDS encoding sugar ABC transporter permease — MQAGIKPLGNERVWLLALLLPTLFGLLFGALGSVLATLGISLMNWDMLSAPTWAGLSNYTGLLHDDLFLKALGVTFAFSLMYVPGTVALSLAVALLLNRKLRGMGFFRTLYFMPTVSSAVAIGLVWSWIYGKDRGLLNYLLGLIGIAPVSWLGSQNALYSVVLVNIWGAVGTGMVIFLAGLQSIPRECYEAASIDRANGWRRFLHITLPLITPSIFFQTIITTINSFQAFEYVYMLTRSANGASNAPTLVFSIYRNGFNFFRMGTASAQAVVLALIIMVLTVCYFWLERRWVVYD, encoded by the coding sequence ATGCAGGCGGGAATCAAACCTCTGGGCAACGAGCGCGTGTGGCTGCTGGCGCTGCTGCTGCCAACCTTGTTCGGGCTGCTGTTCGGCGCGCTTGGCTCGGTGCTGGCCACCCTAGGCATCAGCCTGATGAACTGGGACATGCTGAGCGCCCCCACCTGGGCCGGGCTTTCCAACTACACCGGGCTGCTCCACGACGACCTCTTTCTCAAAGCGCTGGGCGTCACCTTCGCCTTCAGCCTGATGTACGTGCCGGGCACAGTCGCGCTGTCGCTGGCCGTGGCGCTGCTGCTCAACCGCAAGCTGCGCGGCATGGGCTTCTTCCGCACGCTCTACTTCATGCCCACGGTCTCCTCGGCGGTGGCCATCGGCCTGGTGTGGAGCTGGATCTATGGCAAGGATCGCGGGCTGCTGAACTACCTGCTGGGCCTGATCGGCATCGCGCCAGTCAGCTGGCTGGGGTCGCAGAACGCGCTCTACTCGGTGGTGCTGGTCAACATCTGGGGCGCGGTGGGCACCGGCATGGTGATCTTCCTGGCGGGCCTGCAGTCCATCCCGCGCGAGTGCTACGAGGCCGCCAGCATCGACAGGGCCAACGGCTGGCGGCGCTTCCTGCACATCACGCTGCCGCTGATCACGCCCAGCATCTTCTTCCAGACTATCATCACCACCATCAACTCATTCCAGGCCTTCGAGTACGTCTACATGCTCACGCGCAGCGCCAACGGCGCGTCGAACGCGCCCACGCTGGTGTTCTCGATCTACCGCAACGGCTTCAACTTCTTCCGCATGGGCACGGCCAGCGCGCAGGCGGTGGTGCTGGCGCTGATCATCATGGTGCTCACGGTCTGCTACTTCTGGCTTGAACGACGGTGGGTGGTCTATGACTAA
- a CDS encoding TetR/AcrR family transcriptional regulator: MVLIDEVAFVESHGTTQQTILASALSLMQRCGYHAFSYADIADQIGIRKASIHYYFPSKQDLAQAVVAHYRATARAGLAQLQHAVQDPAQQLEAYIAYFGEEVEGQPRICLCALLAAEMLTLPEPVRAEVRGYYQEHEAWLAAVLESGQQQGRLHFNGAASIAAQTLLAALEGAMLAARTYGQRERYLQIGAHVLQQYRG, translated from the coding sequence ATGGTGCTTATTGACGAGGTGGCTTTCGTGGAATCGCATGGCACAACGCAGCAGACTATTCTCGCCTCGGCTCTGTCCCTGATGCAGCGCTGTGGCTACCACGCCTTTAGCTATGCCGATATTGCCGACCAGATCGGCATTCGTAAGGCCAGCATCCATTACTATTTCCCCAGCAAGCAGGATCTTGCTCAGGCGGTGGTCGCCCACTATCGTGCGACTGCGCGGGCTGGGCTGGCGCAGCTTCAGCACGCCGTCCAAGATCCTGCGCAGCAGCTGGAGGCCTATATCGCTTATTTTGGAGAGGAGGTGGAAGGCCAGCCACGCATCTGCCTGTGCGCGCTGCTCGCTGCGGAAATGCTGACGCTCCCGGAGCCGGTGCGCGCCGAGGTGCGGGGCTACTACCAAGAGCATGAGGCATGGCTCGCCGCCGTGCTCGAGTCGGGGCAGCAGCAGGGGCGGCTGCATTTCAACGGGGCGGCGTCGATTGCGGCGCAGACGCTGCTGGCCGCCCTGGAGGGCGCGATGCTTGCGGCGCGGACGTATGGCCAGCGCGAGCGCTACCTGCAGATCGGTGCGCATGTGCTTCAGCAGTATCGGGGCTAA
- a CDS encoding ChbG/HpnK family deacetylase: MPHPRQTSRMLGYPDDARLLIINADDFGMCHAVNEAVFRALQGGLLRSATLMVPCPWAAHAMQFLAAHPGVPFGIHLTAIAEWPHYRWGPLAPREKVPTLVDGAGRFPRFEEMPAFLAQVRLDQLELEWRAQIEAVLAAGLRPTHLDWHALRIGERADIADLLVRLARAYGLALRVRGRAWTEAVRALGLPCADYDFLDSYMMDLHDKPAQYERLLRELPEGLSEWAIHPGLHTPELLAIEGDTKHVRESDYDFLMSHAAREIVQEEGIILLDYRALQAAWGAR, encoded by the coding sequence ATGCCCCACCCACGCCAGACCAGCCGCATGCTCGGCTACCCCGACGACGCGCGCCTGCTGATCATCAACGCCGACGACTTCGGCATGTGCCACGCGGTGAACGAGGCCGTCTTCCGCGCGCTCCAGGGCGGCCTGCTGCGCTCGGCCACGCTGATGGTGCCCTGCCCCTGGGCCGCGCACGCCATGCAGTTCCTCGCCGCGCACCCCGGCGTGCCCTTCGGTATCCACCTAACCGCCATCGCCGAGTGGCCGCACTACCGCTGGGGGCCGCTCGCGCCCCGCGAGAAGGTGCCCACGCTGGTCGATGGGGCGGGCCGCTTCCCCCGCTTCGAGGAGATGCCCGCATTCCTGGCCCAGGTGCGGCTCGACCAGCTAGAGCTGGAGTGGCGAGCGCAGATCGAGGCCGTGCTGGCCGCTGGGCTGCGGCCCACCCACCTGGACTGGCACGCGCTGCGCATCGGCGAGCGGGCGGACATCGCCGACCTGCTGGTGCGGCTGGCCAGGGCCTACGGGCTGGCGCTGCGCGTGCGCGGGCGGGCCTGGACCGAGGCCGTGCGCGCCCTGGGGCTGCCCTGCGCCGACTACGACTTCCTGGATAGCTACATGATGGATCTGCACGACAAACCGGCGCAGTACGAGCGGCTGCTGCGCGAGCTGCCCGAGGGCCTGAGCGAGTGGGCCATCCACCCCGGCCTGCACACCCCCGAGCTGCTGGCCATCGAGGGCGACACCAAGCACGTGCGCGAGAGCGACTACGATTTTCTGATGTCGCATGCGGCGCGGGAGATCGTGCAGGAGGAGGGGATCATCCTGCTGGACTACCGCGCGCTCCAGGCAGCATGGGGTGCGCGGTAG
- a CDS encoding alpha-glucosidase/alpha-galactosidase gives MSSGPKITFIGAGSVVFTKNLLGDILTFPELAGCTISLYDIDPERLETAEQMARWTAQTLGASPTIEAHLDRREALRGASYAINMIQVGGHAATLLDFDIPRKYGLRQTIGDSHGIGGIFRALRTIPVMREIARDMEEVCPGAIMLNYTNPMSMLCWAWFASSRIPIVGLCHSVQYTTEQISGYAGVPYDEVTYLGAGINHVAWILRFEHKGRDIYPLLRKALEDGRIPQDDLVRAELFRRLGYYVTESSEHNAEYSAHFIPHPGQIEKFNVPIDEYIRRSEENLQEFADIRAQLQRGEPFEIERSAEYGSLIIHSMETGQPRVIYGNVRNDNLITNLPTGCCVEVPCLVDKNGVQPTHIGDLPPQLAGMSRQHVAVQELTARAALQGSREHVYHAAMLDPLAAATMPLDQIWAMVDELIAAHGDALPEGIRS, from the coding sequence ATGTCATCCGGCCCAAAGATCACATTCATCGGTGCGGGCAGCGTCGTCTTCACCAAAAATCTCCTCGGCGACATCCTGACCTTCCCCGAGCTGGCGGGCTGCACCATCAGCCTGTACGACATCGACCCCGAGCGGCTAGAGACCGCCGAGCAGATGGCGCGCTGGACCGCCCAGACGCTGGGGGCCAGCCCCACCATCGAGGCCCACCTCGACCGGCGCGAGGCCCTGCGCGGGGCCAGCTACGCCATCAACATGATCCAGGTGGGCGGCCACGCCGCCACCCTGCTCGACTTCGACATCCCGCGCAAGTACGGCCTCAGGCAGACCATCGGCGACAGCCACGGCATCGGCGGCATCTTCCGCGCGCTGCGCACCATCCCCGTGATGCGGGAGATCGCCCGCGACATGGAGGAGGTCTGCCCCGGCGCGATCATGCTCAACTACACCAACCCCATGTCCATGCTGTGCTGGGCCTGGTTCGCATCCAGCCGCATCCCGATCGTCGGGCTGTGCCACAGCGTGCAGTACACCACCGAGCAGATCTCGGGCTACGCGGGCGTGCCCTACGACGAGGTGACCTACCTGGGCGCGGGCATCAACCACGTCGCCTGGATCCTGCGCTTCGAGCACAAGGGCAGGGATATCTACCCGCTGCTGCGCAAGGCCCTGGAGGATGGCCGCATCCCGCAGGATGACCTGGTGCGCGCCGAGCTATTCCGCCGCCTGGGCTACTACGTCACCGAGTCGTCTGAGCACAACGCCGAGTACTCGGCCCACTTCATCCCCCACCCCGGCCAGATCGAGAAGTTCAACGTGCCGATCGATGAGTACATCCGCCGCAGCGAGGAGAACCTGCAGGAGTTCGCCGACATCCGCGCCCAGCTGCAGCGCGGCGAGCCGTTCGAGATCGAGCGCAGCGCCGAGTACGGCTCGCTGATCATCCACTCGATGGAGACCGGCCAGCCCCGCGTGATCTACGGCAACGTGCGCAATGACAACCTCATCACAAATCTGCCCACGGGCTGCTGCGTCGAGGTGCCATGCTTGGTCGACAAGAACGGCGTCCAGCCCACCCATATCGGCGATCTGCCGCCCCAGCTGGCGGGTATGAGCCGCCAGCACGTGGCCGTGCAGGAGCTGACGGCGCGCGCCGCGCTCCAGGGCAGCCGCGAGCACGTGTATCATGCCGCCATGCTCGACCCGCTGGCGGCGGCCACCATGCCGCTCGACCAGATCTGGGCCATGGTCGACGAGCTGATTGCGGCGCACGGCGATGCGCTGCCGGAGGGCATCCGCAGCTAG
- a CDS encoding VOC family protein, with the protein MAKTAKNTICLWYDGGAEEAARFYAATFPDSAVTAVHRAPGDFPSGKQGDVLTVEFTVLGIPCIGLNGGPEFKHSEAFSFQVRTDDQAETDRYWDAIVGNGGEESACGWCRDRWGLSWQITPLALTDALADPDREAAKRAFDAMMTMGKIDIATIEAARRG; encoded by the coding sequence ATGGCAAAGACGGCAAAGAACACGATCTGCCTGTGGTACGACGGGGGCGCGGAGGAGGCCGCGCGCTTCTACGCCGCAACCTTCCCCGACTCGGCGGTGACGGCAGTGCACCGCGCCCCAGGCGACTTCCCCTCGGGCAAGCAGGGCGACGTGCTGACGGTCGAGTTCACCGTGCTGGGCATCCCCTGCATCGGGCTGAACGGCGGCCCCGAGTTCAAGCACAGCGAGGCCTTCTCGTTCCAAGTCCGCACCGACGACCAGGCCGAGACAGATAGGTACTGGGATGCGATCGTGGGGAACGGCGGCGAGGAGAGCGCGTGCGGCTGGTGCCGCGACCGCTGGGGCCTCTCGTGGCAGATCACGCCGCTGGCGCTGACCGATGCGCTCGCCGACCCTGACCGCGAGGCCGCCAAGCGCGCGTTCGACGCCATGATGACGATGGGCAAGATCGACATCGCCACGATCGAGGCCGCGCGGCGAGGGTGA
- a CDS encoding GIY-YIG nuclease family protein, with protein MKVIYKITYPNGKIYIGQDITNTLTYFGSVSNRLVAQDFSPEQQRDFTIRKQILWESEVASIQEVNQKEIEFILLFRSNNPTIGYNQRPKYKP; from the coding sequence ATGAAAGTAATCTATAAAATCACATATCCTAATGGAAAAATTTATATAGGTCAAGATATCACTAATACACTAACATACTTTGGAAGCGTCAGCAATCGGCTTGTCGCTCAAGATTTCAGCCCAGAGCAGCAACGTGATTTCACCATACGCAAGCAAATCCTTTGGGAATCAGAAGTTGCATCAATTCAAGAAGTAAATCAGAAAGAGATAGAATTCATCTTATTGTTTCGTTCAAATAATCCCACTATCGGGTATAATCAACGACCAAAATACAAACCGTAA
- a CDS encoding carbohydrate ABC transporter permease, with protein MTKSLSIAQGQAAQARRGAAKGKILTNVAVYALLALGALVMVGPFVWMAATALKLPADQYTRTLIPSPATLENFQRLWQQLPFTQLILNSLTIALLTTLGQLLTCAMAGFCFAVIDFPYRRALFVCLLATLMLPPQITLVPNFIVFKWLGLIGTQVPLWLPAFWGGAFGTFLLRQYFLTIPFDLAEAARMDGASLPRIFWGVYLPLAGPSLAALALFSFLGSWNDLLGPLIYLPANLEKTTLTVGLSLFQTQYAGRWTVMMAGALVSIAPVMLLFFIAQRQFIEGIALSGVKR; from the coding sequence ATGACTAAATCGCTCTCGATCGCGCAGGGGCAGGCGGCCCAGGCCCGCCGCGGCGCTGCCAAAGGCAAGATCCTAACCAACGTGGCCGTATACGCGCTGCTGGCCCTGGGCGCGCTGGTGATGGTCGGCCCCTTCGTGTGGATGGCCGCAACCGCGCTGAAGCTGCCCGCCGACCAGTACACGCGCACGCTCATCCCCAGCCCGGCCACCCTGGAGAACTTCCAGCGGCTGTGGCAGCAGCTGCCGTTCACCCAGCTCATCTTGAACAGCCTCACGATCGCGCTGCTCACCACGCTGGGCCAGCTGCTCACCTGCGCGATGGCGGGCTTCTGCTTCGCGGTGATCGACTTCCCCTACCGCCGCGCGCTGTTCGTGTGCCTGCTGGCCACCCTGATGCTACCGCCGCAGATCACGCTGGTGCCCAACTTCATCGTGTTCAAGTGGCTGGGCCTGATCGGCACACAGGTGCCGCTGTGGCTGCCGGCGTTCTGGGGCGGGGCCTTCGGCACCTTCCTGCTGCGCCAGTACTTCCTGACCATCCCGTTCGACCTTGCCGAGGCGGCGCGCATGGACGGGGCCTCGCTGCCCAGGATCTTCTGGGGCGTCTACCTGCCGCTGGCCGGGCCGTCGCTGGCGGCGCTGGCGCTGTTCAGCTTCCTCGGCTCGTGGAACGACCTGCTTGGCCCGCTGATCTATCTGCCCGCCAACCTGGAGAAGACCACGCTCACCGTTGGGCTGTCGCTTTTCCAGACGCAGTACGCGGGGAGATGGACGGTGATGATGGCTGGTGCGCTGGTGAGCATCGCCCCGGTGATGCTGCTGTTTTTCATCGCGCAGCGCCAGTTCATCGAGGGCATCGCGCTCTCGGGCGTGAAACGGTAG
- a CDS encoding TetR/AcrR family transcriptional regulator, with the protein MRRWRLHAIGPKCPVSNIAAQIVHHRQGEHVKNTKADRRSQRTRQLLSDALVALIQEKRYSEITIQDIIDRANIGRSTFYAHYLDKDDLFESYVNHGLDRLREHIRRADHGSAHERIDLTILFEHVHAHHALYNALVKGGSIALVYAKGQDRLRHNIEQHLEDLMPSSHVPPMPISLIAEYVAGTIVHLITWWLDHGMAHTPSEMNEMFVQLVAPGLEEALHLPRELMRPS; encoded by the coding sequence CTGCGGCGATGGCGTCTACACGCAATCGGGCCAAAGTGTCCAGTATCAAACATAGCGGCGCAGATTGTTCATCATCGGCAGGGGGAGCATGTGAAAAATACCAAAGCGGATCGACGCTCGCAGCGCACCAGGCAGCTGCTGAGCGACGCGCTGGTGGCGCTGATACAGGAGAAACGCTACAGCGAGATCACCATCCAGGACATCATCGACCGGGCCAACATCGGGCGGTCGACGTTCTACGCGCACTATCTGGATAAAGACGACCTGTTTGAGAGCTATGTAAACCATGGGCTGGACCGGCTGCGCGAGCATATTCGCCGGGCAGACCATGGGAGCGCCCATGAGCGCATCGACCTCACCATCCTGTTTGAGCATGTGCACGCGCACCACGCCCTATACAATGCGCTGGTGAAGGGCGGCAGCATCGCCCTGGTATACGCAAAAGGGCAAGATCGCCTGCGGCACAATATTGAGCAGCACCTGGAGGACCTGATGCCAAGCTCGCACGTCCCGCCCATGCCCATCTCGCTGATCGCCGAGTATGTGGCCGGGACCATTGTGCACCTGATCACATGGTGGCTTGACCACGGTATGGCGCACACGCCAAGTGAGATGAACGAGATGTTTGTGCAGCTCGTGGCCCCAGGCCTAGAGGAGGCGCTTCACCTACCGCGCGAGCTGATGCGCCCATCCTAG
- a CDS encoding heme-binding protein: MTTLQLAQANAIIDAALAEGRRQGFAPLAVAVLDPGGHMIAFKRDDGAGFARFDIAYGKAWGALGMGFGTRELLERGATFITAIAAATQGRIIPSPGGVLILDAKSEVVGGVGISGDFGDNDEICAVVGIQAAGFTALTGARSDE; the protein is encoded by the coding sequence ATGACCACGCTCCAGCTGGCACAGGCCAACGCGATTATCGACGCCGCGCTCGCGGAGGGGCGCAGGCAGGGCTTCGCGCCCTTGGCCGTCGCCGTGCTCGACCCAGGCGGGCATATGATCGCCTTCAAGCGGGATGATGGCGCGGGCTTTGCCCGCTTCGATATCGCCTACGGCAAGGCCTGGGGCGCGCTGGGCATGGGGTTTGGGACGCGCGAGCTGCTGGAGCGCGGTGCCACGTTCATCACCGCCATCGCCGCCGCGACGCAAGGCCGCATCATCCCCTCGCCGGGCGGGGTGCTGATCCTCGACGCGAAGAGCGAGGTGGTGGGCGGGGTCGGCATATCAGGCGATTTTGGCGATAACGATGAGATCTGCGCGGTTGTCGGCATCCAAGCGGCGGGATTTACCGCACTCACCGGCGCGAGAAGCGATGAGTAG
- a CDS encoding sugar kinase: protein MRNFDVVVVGELNADLILSGDVTPAFGQVERLIDDASLVMGSSSAICACGMARLGLRVAFAGKVGDDTLGQFVLRELARHGVATAGVVVDPALKTGLTVILSRADDRALLTYPGSIAALRYDEVDPALLASARHLHMGSYYLLDAMRPDAPRLFAQAHELGLSVSLDTNYDPLERWEGGLAEALRHVDVFLPNRTELLAIARQPDEVAALDALAQAVPTVAVKLGGQGARARQAGREAYAPATPVDAVDTTGAGDSFDAGFIYGHLAGWPLEQTLRMACVTGALSTRAVGGTAAQATLPEALALL, encoded by the coding sequence ATGCGCAACTTTGACGTTGTAGTTGTCGGCGAGCTCAACGCCGACCTCATCCTCTCCGGCGACGTGACGCCCGCCTTCGGCCAGGTCGAGCGCCTGATCGACGACGCCTCACTCGTCATGGGCAGCTCCTCGGCGATCTGCGCCTGCGGCATGGCCCGCCTGGGCCTGCGCGTCGCCTTCGCGGGCAAGGTCGGCGACGACACGCTCGGCCAGTTCGTGCTGCGCGAGCTAGCGCGGCACGGCGTCGCCACCGCTGGCGTGGTGGTCGACCCCGCGCTCAAGACCGGCCTCACCGTCATCCTCTCGCGCGCCGACGACCGCGCCCTGCTCACCTACCCCGGCAGCATCGCCGCGCTGCGCTACGACGAGGTCGACCCCGCGCTGCTGGCCAGCGCCCGCCACCTGCACATGGGCAGCTACTACCTGCTCGACGCCATGCGCCCCGACGCCCCGCGCCTGTTCGCCCAGGCCCACGAGCTGGGCCTGAGCGTCTCGCTCGACACCAACTACGACCCGCTGGAGCGCTGGGAGGGCGGCCTGGCCGAGGCGCTGCGCCACGTCGACGTGTTCCTGCCCAATCGCACCGAGCTGCTGGCCATCGCCCGCCAGCCCGACGAGGTCGCGGCCCTGGATGCGCTGGCCCAGGCCGTGCCCACCGTGGCGGTGAAGCTGGGCGGCCAGGGCGCGCGGGCCAGGCAGGCGGGCCGCGAGGCCTACGCCCCTGCCACCCCCGTCGACGCCGTCGACACCACTGGCGCGGGCGACTCGTTCGACGCTGGCTTCATCTACGGCCACCTGGCGGGCTGGCCGCTGGAGCAGACCCTGCGCATGGCCTGCGTCACCGGCGCGCTCTCCACCCGCGCCGTGGGCGGCACCGCAGCCCAGGCCACCCTGCCCGAGGCGCTGGCGCTGCTGTGA
- a CDS encoding methyltransferase domain-containing protein, with protein MENTRSPKTQGHVLHWARFYDPVTSLLTLGNRARLRRETIGLAEIPPGAAVLEVGCGTGDVALAARRHMGATGRVCGIDPAPEMIAFARQKAARERADVDFQIGVIESLPFPSDSFDVVLSSLMMHHLPHQLKQQGMAEILRVLRPGGRVLIVDVRRPPHWLGHVLAQLFHHAAVEESVEDLPVLLRAAGFTEMRGGSLRLRALGFASAQKPLL; from the coding sequence GTGGAGAACACCCGGTCACCCAAAACGCAGGGACATGTGCTGCACTGGGCACGTTTCTACGACCCCGTCACCAGCCTGCTCACGCTGGGAAACCGCGCCCGGCTGCGGCGGGAGACTATCGGGCTGGCCGAGATACCTCCGGGGGCGGCGGTGCTGGAGGTGGGCTGTGGGACCGGCGATGTCGCGCTGGCCGCGCGGCGGCATATGGGTGCGACGGGCCGGGTCTGCGGCATCGACCCCGCGCCTGAGATGATCGCGTTCGCCCGACAGAAGGCGGCGCGCGAGCGTGCGGATGTGGATTTTCAGATCGGTGTGATCGAGTCGCTCCCGTTCCCCTCGGACAGCTTCGATGTGGTGCTCAGCAGCCTGATGATGCACCACCTGCCGCACCAGCTCAAGCAGCAGGGCATGGCCGAGATCCTGCGCGTGCTGCGACCCGGCGGACGCGTGCTGATCGTCGATGTGCGGCGTCCGCCACACTGGCTCGGCCATGTGCTAGCGCAGCTCTTTCATCACGCGGCGGTGGAGGAGAGCGTCGAGGATCTACCCGTGCTGCTCCGGGCGGCTGGCTTCACAGAGATGCGCGGCGGCTCGCTGCGGCTGCGCGCGCTAGGCTTTGCCAGTGCCCAGAAGCCGCTATTGTGA
- a CDS encoding VOC family protein, translated as MAIMRMDNVGIVVESLDAAIAFFGELGMRLEGRATIEGEWAGRVTGLGDQRVEIAMMATPDGHNRLELSRFIAPPVVADHRSAPVNALGYLRVMFAVDDLDNTLARLRPHGAQLVGEVVQYEQAYRLCYIRGPEGLLIGLAEQLG; from the coding sequence ATGGCGATCATGCGGATGGACAACGTCGGCATCGTGGTGGAGTCGCTGGATGCCGCCATCGCGTTCTTCGGCGAGCTTGGCATGCGCCTTGAGGGCCGCGCCACCATCGAGGGCGAGTGGGCCGGGCGCGTCACCGGGCTTGGCGACCAGCGCGTCGAGATCGCCATGATGGCCACCCCCGACGGCCACAACCGCCTTGAGCTGTCGCGCTTCATCGCCCCGCCGGTGGTCGCCGACCACCGCAGCGCGCCGGTGAACGCGCTGGGCTATCTGCGTGTCATGTTCGCGGTGGACGACCTGGACAACACGCTGGCGCGGCTGCGACCGCACGGTGCGCAGCTTGTGGGCGAGGTGGTGCAGTACGAGCAGGCTTATCGGCTCTGCTACATTCGCGGCCCCGAGGGCCTGCTGATCGGGCTGGCCGAGCAACTGGGGTAG
- a CDS encoding tyrosine-protein phosphatase, with the protein MPLDESQTCPNLRDVGAFVNLIVGQPLLPEQRLYRAGKLDAIFSPEDIHAPATIINLRRSPDPSSFGAAAYHIPTRDHYETYATQRPEVRQWLNQVMRVFANPQLAYPVLIHCTAGRDRTGVVVAALLRLLEIPDHVIIEEYLLSDGDVQGRRIRQALDGIGRLTAYFQRLDIGRVRANIMRSTTCRSMCATERASR; encoded by the coding sequence ATGCCGCTCGATGAATCCCAAACATGCCCAAACCTGCGCGATGTCGGCGCGTTTGTCAACCTCATCGTCGGGCAGCCGCTGCTGCCTGAGCAGCGGCTCTACCGCGCGGGCAAGCTCGACGCGATCTTCTCGCCGGAGGACATCCACGCCCCGGCCACGATCATCAACCTGCGCCGCAGCCCCGACCCGAGCAGCTTTGGCGCTGCGGCCTACCACATCCCAACCCGCGACCACTATGAGACGTACGCGACCCAGCGGCCCGAGGTGCGCCAGTGGCTGAACCAGGTGATGCGCGTGTTTGCTAACCCCCAGCTCGCCTACCCCGTCCTCATCCACTGCACGGCTGGCCGCGACCGCACTGGCGTGGTGGTCGCGGCGCTCCTGCGGCTGCTGGAGATCCCCGATCATGTCATTATCGAGGAGTACCTGCTGAGCGATGGCGATGTGCAGGGGCGACGGATACGCCAGGCCCTCGATGGGATCGGCAGACTGACCGCATACTTCCAGCGGCTGGACATTGGGCGCGTGCGAGCCAACATCATGAGGAGCACCACGTGCAGATCCATGTGCGCAACCGAGAGGGCCAGTCGCTAG
- a CDS encoding N-acyl homoserine lactonase family protein codes for MGHTIVRRLYLMEVGVMPEYHIPIVCYLAQTDDGRNILIDTGLPETIPEEASDFANGRDVIAQLADLGLTPDDIDTVISTHYDIDHAGRHAAFARARYVVQRLHHEDAATNPRFAALRPQWDQPLDRIQLVDGDTELLPGLELIETSGHVPGHQSVLVRLPETGAVLLTVDAVPFREGFRRDAQGDAGNPDAEATRASMLKLLDLAEREHVELVIFGHDIEQWRALRKAPAFYD; via the coding sequence ATGGGCCACACGATCGTGAGGCGTCTGTATCTGATGGAGGTTGGGGTGATGCCGGAGTACCACATCCCGATCGTCTGCTATCTGGCGCAGACCGATGACGGCAGAAACATCCTGATCGACACCGGCCTCCCCGAGACCATCCCCGAGGAGGCCTCGGACTTCGCGAACGGGCGGGACGTCATCGCGCAGCTGGCCGACCTCGGCCTGACGCCGGACGACATCGACACCGTCATCTCGACCCACTACGACATCGACCACGCCGGGCGGCACGCGGCCTTCGCCAGGGCGCGCTACGTGGTGCAGCGCCTGCACCACGAGGATGCGGCCACCAACCCGCGCTTCGCGGCCCTTCGCCCCCAGTGGGACCAGCCGCTGGATCGCATCCAGCTGGTGGATGGCGACACCGAGCTGCTGCCGGGGCTGGAGCTGATCGAGACCAGCGGGCACGTGCCGGGGCACCAGTCGGTGCTGGTGCGGCTGCCCGAGACTGGCGCGGTGCTGCTGACGGTCGACGCCGTACCCTTCCGCGAGGGCTTCCGCCGCGACGCGCAGGGCGACGCGGGCAACCCCGACGCCGAGGCGACCCGCGCCAGCATGCTCAAGCTGCTCGACTTGGCCGAGCGCGAGCATGTCGAGCTAGTGATCTTCGGGCACGACATCGAGCAGTGGCGGGCGCTCAGGAAAGCGCCAGCATTTTACGACTAG